In Bacillus thuringiensis, the DNA window TTAGGGGCTTACTGCGTTAATACGGGACAAAAAAGAAACGAAGGCAATTTCATTGCCTTCGTTTCTTTTTTATCCTGTCACACATCCGTAATATTACAACGTATTATTCGACATCTATACATAAAAAAATAGTAAATTTTATGCTATTTCCATAAACACAAATGGCGTTTCATGTCGAAATTTGTTAAAACACCGAAATATAACCGTGTATTTTTGTTACAATTATGATACAATGATAACAAATAGATAACAAGAGAGGGATTTTCATTGAGTTCATACGGAAGCTTTATCGCACTTTTAAGTTACATAGTAACTGTACTGCTGTTATATTTTATTGGCGATGCTACAAACATATCAGTGTTACAATTCCCAAAAGAAGAAACGTTCCAATTAGAATCAGAAAAACATACTGCACGATCCATTGCACCACTGCTCTTAGCTCTCCCTGTATATATCATCGTTTTATATAAAAGTAAAAAAGTGTAAAGCCTACCTATTTCATTCATTTCGGTGGTCTTTACACTTTTTTGTGATATTTCCCCTATTTTAAACATCATTCCGTACTAAACACCCAGCTAGTCTTTTAAAATGAGAAAATCCCCCAGAAAAAATTCCACTCTCTGTCCAGTCACTCACTACCGAACTTACATAGATTATAAGTGTGAAGGGGGTGATGAGGATTATGTTTGGATCATTTGGATGCTGTGATAACTTTAGAGACTGTCATCATCGTGAAAGAGAGTGTGACCATCGCGAGAAAGAGAGAGAAGTAAGACCACAACAACCAGCTGTATGTAACGTACTTGCTAGCATTTCAGTTGGAACAGAGCTTTCTCTTTTAAGCATTAGAGGTAACGGCACATTCAACAATGTAATTTTTGAAGGTTTCGCTAACGGTGTTGCTCTTTTCTCTGCTTTAGCTCGTAATAACGATAACAAAGATAACAATAAAGACGATAAGAACAATCAAAACCGAAATACTTTTACTGGTATTTTACGTGTATGCCCAACTGATATCGTTGCAATCGCTATCTAATTCTGTTCCTTATCCTCTATAGTAAAAAAATAAGATTTACTTTTCTCATAGAAAAAACCTGAGACCGATTTCAAATCGACTCAGGTTTTTTTATTGATTATATGCTTTTAACTAGTTCAACAACTTCTTCAGCAGTTGACATCATTAATGCTTTTTCTGCTAATGTTTCCATTTCTGCTTTTGACAACTTACTTAGTTGTGTTCTTGCAGGAAGAATAGATGTTGCACTCATACTGAACTCATCTAAACCTAATCCTAATAATAATGGGATAGCAAGTGAATCTCCCGCCATCTCCCCACACATACCAGCCCATTTGCCTTCTTTATGAGCAGCATCGATAACCATTTTTACAAGACGTAAAATAGATGGGTTATATGGTTGGTATAAGTAAGCTACTTGTTCATTCATACGGTCTGCAGCCATTGTGTATTGGATTAAGTCATTTGTTCCGATAGAGAAGAAATCAACTTCTTTTGCGAATTGATCTGCTAATACTGCTGAAGCTGGGATTTCAACCATCATACCCACTTCAATAGAATCAGAAACAGTTGTACCCGCTTCTACAAGTTTTGCTTTCTCTTCTAATAAGATCGCTTTCGCTTGACGGAACTCATCAAGAGTTGCAATCATTGGGAACATAATTTTTAAGTTACCGTATACGCTAGCACGAAGTAATGCACGAAGTTGTGTACGGAACACATCTTGCTCATCAAGACATAAGCGAATTGCGCGGTATCCTAAGAATGGGTTCATTTCTTTTGGTAAATGTAAGTATGGAAGCTCTTTATCTCCACCGATATCAAGTGTACGAACAACAACAGGCTGACCTTCTTTTACACCTTCAAGAACTGCTTTATACGCTTCGAACTGCTCTTCTTCTGTTGGAAGATTGTCACGGCCCATGTATAAGAATTCTGTACGGTATAAACCAACGCCTTCTCCGCCATTATCGATAATACCTTGTACATCATTTGGTGTTCCGATATTTGCAACAAGCTCAACGTGATGTCCATCACTTGTTACAGTAGCTTGGTCTTTTAATTTTGCCCATTCAGTTTTTTGCTCTTCAAATTTCGCTTTCTTTTCTTCAAACGAGCGAAGAGTTTCTTCTGATGGATTTACAATTACTTCCCCATCTAAACCGTCGATGATTACGATATCGCCGTTTTGGATTTTCTCCATAACAACTTTCGTACCAACAACTGCAGGAATTTCCATAGAACGAGCCATAATTGCAGAGTGAGATGTACGTCCACCGATATCAGTCGTGAAACCTTTTGCATACTTACGGTTTAACTGAGCTGTATCAGATGGTGTTAAATCTTCAGCAATAATGATTACTTCTTCAGAAATTGTACCAGGGTTTGAGAAGTTAATTCCTAGTAAATGTGCAAGAACGCGTTTTGTTACGTCACGAATGTCCGCAGCACGTTCTTTCATATATTCGTTATCCATGTTTTCAAACATAGAAATAAACATTGATGCAACTTCATCCATTGCAAATTCAGCATTTACTTTTTCGCTATTTACTTTATCTTTTACTGGGTTTACTAGTTCTGGATCATTTAACACTAATAAATGTGCTTCAAAAATCGCAGCTTTGTCAGCACCAAGCTCAGCAAAAGCGTGGTCCTTAATTGCTTCTAATTCAGTTTTTGCTTTCTCAAGCGCAGCGTCTAAGCGTGCAATTTCAGCAGCTTCGTTTGTAATTGATTTCTTTTCGATGTTAAATTCAGGATTCTCAAGTCTGAAAGCCTTTGCAATAGCAATCCCACTTGATGCAGCGATCCCTTGAATATTAAGAGTCATTATTCTCCTAATCCTTCGTTTTTCATAGTTTCTTCGATAGCTGCTAGTGCTTGAGCTGCATCATCACCATTTGCAGTGATTTTAATTTCTGCGTTTTGTTGAATGCCTAAAGACATAACGCCCATGATTGATTTTAAGTTAACGTTCTTTCCGTTATACTCTAAGTTAATGTCAGAACCAAATTTGCTTGCAGTGTTTACAAGTAGAGTTGCTGGACGAGCATGAATTCCTGAGTCGCTAGTTACTTTAAAGATTTTTTCCATGATAATTTATCTCCTTTAAATTACAGTATTTTTTTAGTTGTATAGACGTGAGTACTACATCATCTATTGTATATAATAGGCGATGTTCGGTCAACCACATCGCCTATTATAATTATAAACATTTTGCGTCAAATTCCTACTGAATGTCAATAATAGCGTTTTCGCCCTTCTTAACATTTCCATCTTTTTTCAATTCGACTTGTTGTCCTTGTTGTAAATTCGTAAAGACAATTGGTGTAATGATAGATGGTGCATTTTCTTTTACAAATGCAAGATCGACTTTTAATAATGGTTGTCCTTGTTTCACTTTGTCGCCTTGTGCTATAAGTGCTTCAAAACCTTCACCATTTAATTTTACAGTATCAATACCGAAGTGGATTAAAATTTCTTTTCCGCCTTCAGATTGAATACCAATCGCATGCTTTGTAGGGAATACGTTGACGATTTCACCGTTAACTGGAGAAACTACTGTTCCTTCTGTTGGCTCGATTGCAAATCCGTCTCCCATCATTTTTCCTGAGAATACTTGATCAGGTACTTCTGTAATCGGTAAGATTTTCCCTTCAATTGGTGATACGATTGTTTCGTTTTCATCAACTTGCTGAGGAGCTTCTTCTACTTTTACAGGCTCTTCTTTTTCAACATGAGGTGTACGACCTGACATAATATCATGAATTTGTGATTTTAATGTGTCAGATTTCGGTCCGAAAATAGCTTGAATGTTATTTCCAACTTCAAGTACACCAGCCGCTCCAAGCTCTTTTAAGCGATCTTTGTTTACATTCTTTTGTTCGTTAACTTGAACACGTAAACGAGTAATACAAGCGTCTAAAGAAGCAATGTTTTCTTTACCACCAAGTGCCACTAATACTTCACGAGGAAGTTCACCAGCTTCTGCTTTCCCTGCACCGTCATTCGCATTTGCTACTTCACGACCAGGTGTTTTTAAATCCCATTTACGGATTGCAAAGCGGAATCCGAAGTAGTAAATAACTGCTAGTACAAGACCAACAATAATTACCCACCACCATGCTGTACGGCCTGGTAGTACACCGAATAACATAAAGTCGATTAAACCACCAGAGAATGTCATACCAATTTTAACACCTAAAATTTGCATTGTCATAAATGATAGACCAGCAAATACTGCGTGAATTCCAAATAGTACTGGTGCTACGAATAAGAATGAAAATTCAAGTGGTTCTGTAATACCTGTTAAGAAAGATGTTAATGCAGCAGAGCCTAAAATACCAGCTGCTAATTTTTTATTTTCAGGACGTGCTTCATGGTACATTGCTAATGCTGCTGCTGGAAGACCGAACATCATGAACGGATACTTACCAGTTGTAAATGTACCTGCTGTTAATTCTACACCGTCTTTTAACTGTGCCATAAAGATTTTTTGGTCACCACGGATTAATTCGCCAGCTGCATTTGTATACTGACCGAATTCGAACCAGAACGGTGAATAGAAAATGTGATGTAATCCAAATGGAATTAATGAACGTTCAATTAAACCGAATATGAATGCTGCTAATGTTCTATTTGCATCAATCATTTGATGTGAGAACGTATTTAAGCCACCTTGAATGTATGGCCAAATGAAACACATGATTATACCTACTACTAAAGAGAATGTTGCAGTTGCGATCGGTACGAAACGCTTACCTGCGAAGAAACCTAAGTATGATGGTAATTCAATGTTGAAGTATTTATTGTAGCAATACGCGGCTACTATACCGACGATAATACCACCAAACACTCCCGTTTGTAGCGTTGGAATTCCTAATACATTTGCATATGCTGGATCAGCAAATCCAATTTTTACTGGATCTGCTCCAGAACTTGTTACTTTCACTAGCTTATCTACTTCTAAGAACACACTCATCGTTTTGTTCATAATTAAGTAGCCGACGAATGCTGCTAAACCAGCTACTCCATCTCCACCAGCTAAACCAATTGCTACCCCAACTGCGAATAATAATGCAAGGTTAGCGAAAATAATATCACCAGATTGTTCCATAATTTTTGCTACCATTACGAACCAATCTGCTTTTAAAGCAGGAATAACATTTGTTAACTGTGGATTTTGAAATGCATTACCAAATCCAAGTAAAATACCTGCTGCCGGTAAAATCGCTACTGGAAGCATTAACGCTTTTCCGACTTTTTGAAGAACACCAAAGATCTTCTTAAACATGGAAACCCTTCCTCTCTTATCTATATTGATACCTTCCGACAAACGCCAAAAAGACATGAGGAAAAAAAGATAGAACGATAGCTATACAAAGGGTAGTATATCCCTTTCTCTAGCTTACATTCCTTACTTTTCTCCACTCATGCCTGATCGAATCAGTAACACGTGTCAAAAATAGGTTTACGTATAAGTTCACTATAATTAAGGCAAACGTTTTCTTTACTTACCTTAATGTGTTTGTCGAAATTTGTATAACTTTGCAATAGTTATTATACATAACTATTGTAAGCGATTCAATCATTTTTTTTAACGTTTTCATTTTAGACAAAAATATATGTCTTTTTACACATGCTCTGCTTTCACTAAGCGCTGCAGGTGCATCGTTAAATATATGCTCTCTGCTTCATACACAGGAAGTTGCAATTCTTTTTGCATGACCTTAACTAGCTTCCAAGCTAAATTATAACAGACAGGATATTCCGCCTTTAATAAATCAGCAAAACTTTGTGATTCCTCTACTTTTTCCTCTTTTTTCACCCGTTCAATAGCATATTGCAAATGACGGATTAGGCGTAAATAGTGGATGCTTTCTTGGTCTAATGTAATTTGTAAGTTTGTCTCAATTAAAGACACAAGCTGTGCAATGAGACGGGAGTTTTGATTAACCGAAGATAAATCTGAATTTGTAAGTGAACTGTAAATATGGAGTGCAATAAACCCAATTTCTCCTTCTGGCAATGTAATTTGCAAACGAGAGTTTAAAAGGTCTACAACACCTTCAGCAATTTCATATTCCTCTGGATAGAGCATTTTCGTTTCAACTAAAAAAGGATTATCAATTGTAAGTCCTTGTTTTAATCTCTTAATCGCAAAAGAAATATGATCTGTTAAAGCGATATGAATATGTTCATTCAATGGTGATTTTGCTTTTTCTTGAATGTAGAACATAATATCATTCATTAATTCAATTAATTTTTCACTCACGTGCGGCACTAACAGTTTGTATTGTTCACGATCACGTTCATTTTTTAAAACAAACATTTTTTCAATTTGTTCTTGCTCCAATACGTCTTTCGCTTTTTTCCCAAATCCAATTCCTTTACCAATCACTACTACTTCCTCGTGTTCAGGATGGCTAGCAATGATGACATTATTATTTAAAACTTTTTTAATTTCTAGATAATTACTCATATAACACCACCCTCGTACTTAAATAGCCTGCTTTTATGTTACAGAATATTCTTCTTTGTCGTCAATGTAAAACATCTACCATTTCATAAAAATTCATTTTTTAGACATGTTTATATATGATGCGTATAATGTAAGAGCAACTGTACATAGAAAGGGGATAACAACATGATTAAAATGTTTGTAAGTGATATCGATGGTACAATGATGCAACACGGAGGATTAATTGACGAACAGGATATTGTTGCACTTCGTAGTCTTGCTGAGCAAAATGTTATTCTTTGTTTCGCTTCTGGCCGACTTGATAATGAAATTGCAGACTTAATGAAAGCTGTAAATACAAATTTCCATCGTATTAGTGTAAATGGTGTTTTCGTGTACACACATGAAAACAAGCAACTATTATCCGCAACATTCGATTCGAGTATTCTACCTGACCTGTTAGCAATGACAAATGAAGATCCTTATTTTCGTTATGTAAGTGATGAGCATAATTATTACATTGAAGAGAAAACACCGTTTATTCATGAGCTTGAACAAGAAGTAACAATGACTTCTGTTGAAGAACCTCATCTATTACAGAAAATTGATGATACAATTTTCCCAAATAAAATCTCTGTCGGTGGAACAAAGGAAAGCTTACAACTCCTTCAGAAAAAAATTGATGAACAATTCCATGGAAAAGTTAGTACATTCATTTCAGCAGAACAATGTTTAGATGTAATGCCACCTAATATTAGTAAAGGGGCTGCTATTTCTGTTTTATTAGAAGAGTTTCAAATACAACCAGAGGAAGTTGCTTGCATAGGGGATTCTTATAATGATATCCCAATGTTTTCTTTAACTCCTCACAGTTTTGCTATGTCTCAAGCAGATGAAGCAGTAAAAGAACACGCTCACTATGTAGTAAATACAGTTAAAGATGCTGTTAACCACGTAATTGCTCATAATAAAAATACGACTCACTCCTTGTAAGGATGAGTCGTATTTTTATTTCTTTACATGTTAAACAATTTGACATTAACTGTACTTCACAAACTGAAATATATTATTTGTTACGTGCGATGTTTGTAATAAACTTATAACGATCCCCGCGATAAATACATTTCACATACTCTAACGGTACTTCACCTTCTGAATATGACCATTGACGCATTACAAGCACTGGCGCCTTTTTAGGAATATGCAGATGTTCAGCTTCATTATCCGTTGCAATTGAAGCTTCAATTGATTGAGTAGCGCTAACAAGTTTAAAGCCCAGTTTTTTCTCTAAATGTTCATATAAAGATTGTTGCAATATTTCTTCGTTAATATCTTTTACAAGAGCTGGCGACAAATATGTCGTCTCAAAAGCAATCGGTTCATCATCAGCTAAGCGAATACGCCTAACTTCATAAACCGACTCTCCCTCCTGTATTCTCAACCTGTCTGCTATTTTCGCAGTAGCTGGAACTAGGCGGAAACTAAGTAATTGACTACTTGGGTTCATTCCACGAGAAATCATATCTTCTGTGAATCCCGTCATTCCTTGCAATTTTTGTTCCACTTTCGGAAGTTGGACAAACGTACCGATTCCACGTTTCCGATATAAATAGCCTTGTTCCACTAAATTATTAATCGCCTGTCTGATTGTCATACGACTCACTTCGAACTTATCGCAAAGTTCATTCTCAGATGGGATTTTATCTCCCGGCTTCCATTCGCCGTCCTCAATTAGCTGTTTCACCCACTCTTGAATCTGATAATAGATCGGAAATGGTGAATACTTGTCGATGTTCATCAGCAATCGCCTCACTGCATAAAGATAGAGCTTCTTGATCAGCAATTACGGTTACATTCGGATGACGTTGTAAAACTGTAGCAGGACACGCTTCACTATACTCACCTTGCAATAATTCTTTAAGAGCTTCTGCCTTTTTAGAACCCATAGCAACAAGTAGAACTTGTTTCGCTTTCATAATGCTTCCAATTCCCATTGTAATCGCATGAGTTGGCACATCTTCTTCTTTTTCGAAGAAGCGAAGGTTTGCTTGGCGTGTAGATTCTGTTAATTCAACAATGTTTGTTGGAGAATTAAACGGTGTTCCTGGCTCGTTAAATCCGATGTGACCGTTTTCACCGATTCCAAGAATCTGTAGGTCAACTGGGTTAGCAGCTAGAATGCCCTCGTAACGTTTGCACTCTTCCTCTAAATCACTTGCCATCCCGTTTGGTACATAAGTTTGTTTAAATGGAAGATGATCAAACAACTGTTCTTGCATGAAATAGTGATAGCTGTTTTTATCTTCATGTGGTAAATTTACGTACTCATCTAAGTTTACAGTGGTTACACGGCTTGTATCAAGTTTATTTTTTCGCATTTCTGCATAAATACCTAATGGAGAGCTTCCTGTAGCCATTCCTAATGTTGGATTTTCTTTTGTTTTTACAACTTCTTCAATTAATTTATAACCTGCTTCTGCTAGTTCTTCTGGAGTTTTTACAACAAGAATATTCATTTAATTACTTCCCTTCCTTCATATGAATTCCTAAACGAACCGTATCATATACATGTAAATCTTCATTCATCACAACAAAGTCTGCATCTTTTCCTACCGCTAATGCACCTTTATGATTTAATCCAAACTCTTCTGCTTGGTTAACTGATGTCATCAGTACTGCATCTTCGATTGAACAACCTGTAAATTCAATTACATTTCGGAAAGCTTGATCCATTTTTAGAATACTACCAGCTAACGTTCCATCTTCTAATCGAGCACTACCGTCTCTTACATGTACTGGCTGTCCGCCAAGCTCATATAATCCATCTTCAAGACCTTTTGCACGCATTGCGTCAGTAATAACACTTACTTTTTTCGGTCCTTTTAATTTATATGCTAATTTCACCATATCAGGGTGAATGTGAATACCATCTGTAATTACTTCAACCATTACATCTGGATTTAATAACACATGACCCACAACTCCTGGTTCACGGTGATGTAATCCACGCATTTGATTGTATAAATGCGTTGCATGTGTAATGTTTCTATTTTTTAGTTGCGCATCAATTGCATCTGTATGTCCCATTGTGCCGACAACACCAGTTTCAGCAAGATACTGCTCAAACTCTAACGCACCTTCTTCTTCAGGCGCATATGTTACTAATTTAATTAGATGCCCGCTTGCTTCCTGCCATTGTTTAAATTGTTCAATATTCGCAGGAACAATATGTTCAAGTGGTTGTGCACCTGCACGTTTTTTTGAAACATACGGTCCTTCTAAGTGAATATATTCGAAATGTGCTCCTTTTTCTTTCGCTTCCTTCGCAGCATGTAGTGCTGCTTCGATTGCTTCTGGAGCTTGTGTCATTGTTGTTGGGAAGTAAGTTGTAACTCCTTCTTTTAACATTTCTTTACCTAGAGTTACTAATCCATCGCTATTTGCATCCATCGCATCAATATCGTATCCACCATGAATATGAACATCAATCATACCTGGAATCACAATCTTCCCTGCCGCATCTAAAACCGCTTCATTTTCTTGTGATACATATTGAGCCATCAAACCAATTTCTTTAATTGTTTCTGCGTAACGAATAAATCCGTTTTCCACTACTTCTTGACCTGTATAAATTTTGGCATTGATGACAACTTGCGTTTTCATTTTCATCGATCCTTTCCCATGAAATACCTACTTGTTATTATTACCTTATTCGCCTAATTCCATCTTAATATATGCACGAGTAGTTGTCTAGACATTCGAATAAAATTTCCTTTTTGTTTAACAAAAAGGACACTTATTGCGTCTCTCGCAATTATAATATATGTTATTCAGTTTTCCAAAAAGGGAGAATATCTTCGTATCCTATCACTCATTTAAGTAATGGCATTAATCCACTAGTACCTACTGTAATATGCTCGCCGTCTGTTTCCATTTCTACTGTACGTTTATTTGTCCCATATATCATTATACCATGCTGTTTTAATCGTCTCATTACACTTTGGTGCGGATGTCCATACGGATTTTTGCTTCCATATGAAAGAATTGCGAACTGTGGCTCTACGTTCTTTATAAACACTTCACTTGTTGAAGTATATGAGCCATGATGTCCCACCTTTAACACATCTGCATGTACATCAAATCGCTTTAATATTTCAGTTTCCGTTCGCACATCAGCATCACCCATTAGCAAAAAATCCGCCTTTCCATACCGAATCTTTAATACAATTGAAGATTCATTATTTTCATCTTTTGATTTCCCATTATTTAATACTTGTATGGAAACATGCGGATCTAACGGTATGTATTGTCCCTCTTTTACAGAGACGAAAGGAATTCCTCTTTTTTTAATATGATTCCGATACGTGTGATAAGTAAAAGAACTATATGTTTTTCCACTATCTAATATAAGTGATACTGGCATTTGTTCTACAATCGGAATCAGCCCTCCTATATGATCCATATCAGGATGAGTACTGACGATAGCATCTAAATGGTTAATCCCTTTTTCGATTAGTTTTTGAATGATAACCTCTCCGGCTTCGTAAGGTCCCCCATCAATTAACATCGTTTGTCCATTGGGCAATGTAATAAGTGTCGCATCACCTTGCCCAACTTTTAAAAAACTCACTTTCATTTTACCAAAATGTTGCCGCTGCATATGTAAAGGAGACGTGGTATGAATAGACATCATATATCTTTTGGCCGATGCACTATTTAAAGAAAAGCATAACAAAACAGAAACTAATAATAAAATACTTCGTATACCTCTCATAACTCGTCTCCTTTTTCAATTAGTATGGCACGGTATATAATTGATATACAAAAAAAGCTTAGCAAAATGCTAAGCTTTTATTTCGATATCTCCTGTAAAGAACCAAAGAATAAATCTGCTTCATTCATTTGTTCATTCTCTTCAGAAAGTGCCGGTAAATCATCTAATGTTTTCAGTCCAAATGTATCCAAAAATTCTTTCGTTGTTCCATATAAAATAGGACGCCCTGGCCCTTCTGCTCTTCCCATTTCTTTTATAAGTAAGTGTGAAACTAACGTCTGTAACGCCTTATCGGTTTTTACCCCTCTAATCTCTTCCATTTCAGTCCTTGTAATCGGTTGACGATATGCCACAATCGCTAACGTTTCTAGAGCAGCCTGAGAGAGTGAAGCAGCTGTTGGGATATCTATTAATTTTTGATAGTACGAAGCATGTTCTTTCTTTGTAGCAAAACGATATACTTTTGCATACTGTACAATTTGCAAACCGCGGTGTGCACCTTCACATTCTTTTTGCATTTCTTCTAAAATATCGATTACTTCATTTCCTTCAATTTCAAGGACTTTCGCTATTTGTTCTGGATAAATCCCTTCATCACCAGACACAAATAAAAGCCCTTCAATGATTGATTTCTGTTCTGTTCTATCCATTTTACGAGCTCCTTCCTCCTATTTTCTCCATAAAAATACACATCAAAAAACCGAATCACAATTCATGCGTTCGGTTCAATATTTTTTCTCTTGTTCCAAACGATACATTCAAACCTAGCATGAGATATAGCTATTTCTATCCCATTTACCATACTAACTCTATGCAGATTTAGTAGAGCTTGATACGAAAATTTCATCAAAATTATGTTCTTGTTCAATTATAATTTGTTGATTTTTCATAAGCTCAAGAACCGCTAAAAATGTTACAACCATTATTTCCCGTTCATCATCAACAAACAAATCATAAAAACTTTGACGACCACCTTGTATTTCTAACTGCTTTAAAATATCAGTCATGCGCTGTGAAATTGGTATTTCTTGACGAGTAATACGTGTTGTTACAGGTTTCTTTGCTTTTTTACGGCGCATTAATTTTTGAAATGCCGCTAGCATATCATATAACGTAACATCAAGAGGCAAGTTTGTCTCCTCTTCTTGTTGCAATGATGTAAAATCAATTGGCGGACGTGTATATAGCTGTGCTCTTTCTAGTTCTCTTTCTTTTAGCTCAGTAGCAACTTGCTTATATTTCTTATATTCAATTAACCTCTCCATCAATTCTTGACGAGGGTCATCTATAAAGTCATCACCGTTATCAAGTACATCTTCTTCATGTTTCGGCAACAACATTTTACTTTTAATTTGTAATAAAGTCGCAGCCATTACTAAATACTCACTTGCAACATCTAATTGTAGTTCTTTCATCGTATGAACATAAGATAAATATTGCTCTGTAATTTCCGCTACAGGAATATTATATATGTCAATTTCATAACGATGTATTAAATGTAACAATAAATCTAAAGGCCCTTCAAAAGCCTCTACTTTAAAATTATACTGCACAAAGCATCCCACCACATTTTTTCTATAACAACATAAGTATAGAGCATACTCATGTTCTATCCAACCTTTTTAAGAAATTTAATTAAAAATAGACCGATGCCTATGTCATCATGCCCACGGCTTCATATGATAACAGTGTAGTAAGAACAATGTAGGAGGTCAAAAAACTATGGGTCACGTTGATTGCGGTTTTAGCGGTGGGTTCGCATTACTTGTTGTATTGTTTATTTTACTAATTATTGTAGGGGCAGCTTGCTTCTGCTAATATGAACAATAACGACTAGGGAAAATTCCCTAGTCGTTTATTGTTCATATTTCTATGATACACTTGTATTTATAACCGTTAAACAGGGGTGAAGAACATGTATCCTACCGAATACATACAATTTTTAATTCATTTTCATGGAGATTACGATTATTTTGAATGTCACGAAATACTGGAAGAATATTGGAAGGAAAAACCAAAAGGAGATCGTGATCATTATTTAGTCGGTCTCATTCAAATTGCAGTTTCTTTATACCATCAAAGACGCTCTAACTGGAATGGCGCAGAAAAGATGATGAAAAGCGCCATAACGATTTTAGAAAAAAACAGTACACCTTTACTACGTTTAGGAATAAATGCCACACAACTTCTATTCTTACTCAAGGAAAGATTACAATCTATACAGAAAGAAGAAGGTTTTACACCGTTATTTTTACCATTATCTGATACAGCATTAGAAAAGCACTGCATGGAATTATGTCAGAAACAAAACC includes these proteins:
- the phnF gene encoding phosphonate metabolism transcriptional regulator PhnF, which gives rise to MNIDKYSPFPIYYQIQEWVKQLIEDGEWKPGDKIPSENELCDKFEVSRMTIRQAINNLVEQGYLYRKRGIGTFVQLPKVEQKLQGMTGFTEDMISRGMNPSSQLLSFRLVPATAKIADRLRIQEGESVYEVRRIRLADDEPIAFETTYLSPALVKDINEEILQQSLYEHLEKKLGFKLVSATQSIEASIATDNEAEHLHIPKKAPVLVMRQWSYSEGEVPLEYVKCIYRGDRYKFITNIARNK
- the nagB gene encoding glucosamine-6-phosphate deaminase — its product is MNILVVKTPEELAEAGYKLIEEVVKTKENPTLGMATGSSPLGIYAEMRKNKLDTSRVTTVNLDEYVNLPHEDKNSYHYFMQEQLFDHLPFKQTYVPNGMASDLEEECKRYEGILAANPVDLQILGIGENGHIGFNEPGTPFNSPTNIVELTESTRQANLRFFEKEEDVPTHAITMGIGSIMKAKQVLLVAMGSKKAEALKELLQGEYSEACPATVLQRHPNVTVIADQEALSLCSEAIADEHRQVFTISDLLSDSRVGETAN
- the nagA gene encoding N-acetylglucosamine-6-phosphate deacetylase; its protein translation is MKTQVVINAKIYTGQEVVENGFIRYAETIKEIGLMAQYVSQENEAVLDAAGKIVIPGMIDVHIHGGYDIDAMDANSDGLVTLGKEMLKEGVTTYFPTTMTQAPEAIEAALHAAKEAKEKGAHFEYIHLEGPYVSKKRAGAQPLEHIVPANIEQFKQWQEASGHLIKLVTYAPEEEGALEFEQYLAETGVVGTMGHTDAIDAQLKNRNITHATHLYNQMRGLHHREPGVVGHVLLNPDVMVEVITDGIHIHPDMVKLAYKLKGPKKVSVITDAMRAKGLEDGLYELGGQPVHVRDGSARLEDGTLAGSILKMDQAFRNVIEFTGCSIEDAVLMTSVNQAEEFGLNHKGALAVGKDADFVVMNEDLHVYDTVRLGIHMKEGK
- a CDS encoding ComEC/Rec2 family competence protein gives rise to the protein MRGIRSILLLVSVLLCFSLNSASAKRYMMSIHTTSPLHMQRQHFGKMKVSFLKVGQGDATLITLPNGQTMLIDGGPYEAGEVIIQKLIEKGINHLDAIVSTHPDMDHIGGLIPIVEQMPVSLILDSGKTYSSFTYHTYRNHIKKRGIPFVSVKEGQYIPLDPHVSIQVLNNGKSKDENNESSIVLKIRYGKADFLLMGDADVRTETEILKRFDVHADVLKVGHHGSYTSTSEVFIKNVEPQFAILSYGSKNPYGHPHQSVMRRLKQHGIMIYGTNKRTVEMETDGEHITVGTSGLMPLLK
- the scpB gene encoding segregation/condensation protein ScpB; its protein translation is MDRTEQKSIIEGLLFVSGDEGIYPEQIAKVLEIEGNEVIDILEEMQKECEGAHRGLQIVQYAKVYRFATKKEHASYYQKLIDIPTAASLSQAALETLAIVAYRQPITRTEMEEIRGVKTDKALQTLVSHLLIKEMGRAEGPGRPILYGTTKEFLDTFGLKTLDDLPALSEENEQMNEADLFFGSLQEISK
- the scpA gene encoding segregation/condensation protein A yields the protein MQYNFKVEAFEGPLDLLLHLIHRYEIDIYNIPVAEITEQYLSYVHTMKELQLDVASEYLVMAATLLQIKSKMLLPKHEEDVLDNGDDFIDDPRQELMERLIEYKKYKQVATELKERELERAQLYTRPPIDFTSLQQEEETNLPLDVTLYDMLAAFQKLMRRKKAKKPVTTRITRQEIPISQRMTDILKQLEIQGGRQSFYDLFVDDEREIMVVTFLAVLELMKNQQIIIEQEHNFDEIFVSSSTKSA
- a CDS encoding YjcZ family sporulation protein; this translates as MGHVDCGFSGGFALLVVLFILLIIVGAACFC
- a CDS encoding DUF309 domain-containing protein, translated to MYPTEYIQFLIHFHGDYDYFECHEILEEYWKEKPKGDRDHYLVGLIQIAVSLYHQRRSNWNGAEKMMKSAITILEKNSTPLLRLGINATQLLFLLKERLQSIQKEEGFTPLFLPLSDTALEKHCMELCQKQNLPWKDVNATSNEYIIHKHTLRDRTEVITERNEQLQKRKQR